In Terriglobia bacterium, the DNA window TTTTCCTCTGTGCGGCCCTGGGTGGCATCGTGGCGATCGCATGGCATCTTTATGCGAGAGATCATCCTGAAGAACACCCTCGAGTGAATGCGGAAGAACTAAAGCTTATTTATAACGATGAAGGAAAAGGCGGAATCGCGGTCCGGAGGAAAACAAATCATAAACCCGCCATTCCCTGGAAAGCGATGCTCAAGAGCCGTTCCGCGTGGGCCCTGATCCTCAGCTATTTCTTCATCGCCTATCCCGCCTATATCTACTACACCTGGTTTTTTATTTACCTGATGAGGGTCCGCGGCCTTAGCGTGGTTCAAACCGGCCTGTGGGGCTCTACGCCCTTTATCGCCATAATTCTGCTCGCGCCCGTGGGAGGATGGCTTTCTGACCGGCTGGTCGCGAGGATCGGCGTCCGGCGCGGGCGCCGCGATGCCATCTGGATCGGCGTGGCACTCTCAGCCATCATGCTGCCTGCGGGTGGCTATGTGGCCAACAACACGCTGGCCATTCTGCTGCTGGCGGGGGCCTCAGGCTTTAACCTGTTTGCCACCACCATATGGTGGGCCGCTTGCAATGACATCACGCCGAACTTTTCCGGCTCGCTCTCCGGGCTGATGAACATGTCGGGAAATCTTGGCGGGTGGCTTTCACCGATTCTGACGGCGGCGATCTTTACGCGTTTCGGCTGGAATGTGGCGTTCGACTTCGCCGGATTGATGACCCTCGCGTCCGGGTTGCTGTGGGTGCTGGTCAGGGCAGACGAAACGCTCGAAAGAAGGCCGCCGTTGCCAGCCTGAAAAGCGCCGGCCGGGCATGGAAGCCCGCAGTCAAATCGCGGCGGTCAATGCACCCACGCGGAACTGATGGCCACCAGGAGTCCGGCAAGCGCCAGCACGGAGCCCATCCCCCAGAACAACTGCTTGCGGGTGATCAGCGTGATGGAGGTAATCACCAGCGCCGCCTCCAGCAGCACCTCGCCCAGGTCGAGGCGGGCGCCCTTGGTCTCAGAGTGCAGCGCATCGGCCTCAAAGTCCTCCGCGCGCTTCCGCGTGTCGCTCAGGCTCTTCTCATAGCGCTGGACGTCGGCGCCATACTTCTGCTCGAACTTTGCAGCCTCGGCGGCGTTCTTGACGGGCATGACGGAGTAGAGGTCGATAAAGAGCTGGTCGTTGTGCCGGCGAATGTTCCGGGCCTGGTATTCTGCCCAGGAATCCGCCGCCTTGGTCTCGTCAAGCAGCGTGTTCGTGTGGGCGCGATGGCCAAGCACGGAAATGGCGGCAACCAGCACGGCCAGCACCGACATGGTGAAAGTGGCGCCCACCAGGCGCGATTCCTCGCGCGCCTTCTCGGCGTGCTCGTGCAGTTCGTGGATAGCCTCGGACATAAAGCCAAACCTCGTTTGCGGTCCATAGCAGAACTCCGGTGCAAGGGACCGGCAGTCCACTAAAATACACTGGAGCCGTTCCCAACACAACTTATGAAACATCGGAGTGTGGGGAGTCAGGTTGCGGCCTGAAGTTCGTGGGGCGCCAGCCCTACCCCTTCCACTTTGAGAAACGCACGGTTAAAATTCAACTGCGATTTACCCGGTGTGGCAATCTTGAAAACTCAATTTCCAATTTCAACGGGGTGAGGTGACTTATGGCATGTAATCCGGAAACGTTAAAGCACGTTCCGCTTTTTGCGTTGCTGGACGACGATGAGGCAGCGGTGCTGGCCGGCCAGGTGGAAGAGAAAAAGTTCGCTCCCCGGCAGCGCATCTTCAAGATCGGCGATGCGAGCGGGCCGGCCTACGTGGTTGTAACCGGGCGCGTGCGGCTGACGACCGTAGACCAGGACAACCAGGAAGTTGT includes these proteins:
- a CDS encoding MFS transporter, encoding MDIGASQIATRQAPAIRATRVRWAIIGMLAIISGTTYMDRLNLGIAGKYIQEEFAFSNQTMGWILSAFVLGYALFQVPGGWAGDKIGPRRMLTFAIVWWSVFTALTALAPQLPLAGWFSVGWSFAIVRFLIGMGESAAYPNSAKIVSYWSAAGNRGAATSVFIAGLGVGGALSPLGITWVMLHWGWRASFFLCAALGGIVAIAWHLYARDHPEEHPRVNAEELKLIYNDEGKGGIAVRRKTNHKPAIPWKAMLKSRSAWALILSYFFIAYPAYIYYTWFFIYLMRVRGLSVVQTGLWGSTPFIAIILLAPVGGWLSDRLVARIGVRRGRRDAIWIGVALSAIMLPAGGYVANNTLAILLLAGASGFNLFATTIWWAACNDITPNFSGSLSGLMNMSGNLGGWLSPILTAAIFTRFGWNVAFDFAGLMTLASGLLWVLVRADETLERRPPLPA
- a CDS encoding DUF4337 domain-containing protein, which translates into the protein MSEAIHELHEHAEKAREESRLVGATFTMSVLAVLVAAISVLGHRAHTNTLLDETKAADSWAEYQARNIRRHNDQLFIDLYSVMPVKNAAEAAKFEQKYGADVQRYEKSLSDTRKRAEDFEADALHSETKGARLDLGEVLLEAALVITSITLITRKQLFWGMGSVLALAGLLVAISSAWVH